In candidate division KSB1 bacterium, the DNA window CGTGGCCAGCGCTCCAAGGCTTCGATGAAGAGACGCGCGTTCTGGAAAAGGAGGTCAACCAGACGAAGGCGTCTCTCCTGCCGCACGATGCGCGGCTCGCCCTTGATGCCCGCCAGGTCAGCGGCCAGGCGCAGCGCGTCCTCAAGAGTGCCCAGGGTGTCCACCAGACCGCTGCGCACCGCCTGCATGCCGGTGAACACCCGCCCGTCGGCCAGATCCCGCACCTGTGCGCGCTCCATTTTGCGGCCCTCGGCCACGGCATCCACGAACTGGGCGAACGCATCATCCACCCACTGTTGCAGGTAGGCGCGCTCGGCGTCAGTGAGCTCGCGGTAGGGAGAACCGGTGTCCTTGAACTTGCCACTCTTGATCACGGTAAAGCCGATGCCCAGCTTGTCCAGCAGGCGTCGGATGTTGGGGATCTCGGCGATCACGCCAATGCTTCCGGTGGTGGTGCCCGGATTGGCCATGATGCGCGTTGCCCCTACCGCCACGTAGTAGCCGCCCGACGCCGCTACCGAGCCCATGGAGGCCACGATGACCTTGCCCGCCTCCCTGGTCTTTTTCACCTCCTGGTAAATTTCCTGCGTGGCGGCAACCCCTCCGCCTGGGCTCTCGATGCGCAGGACGATGGCTTTGATGGAGCCGTCCCGGCGGTACTGCTTGAGCTGGCGCACCACCGGCCGGGGGTCGACAATGGTGCCGGTGAGCTCCACAACGGCAATCTTGGCCCCAAACGAGGGGAGCCCCATGGCCTCGCCGCCAGCGCTGCGCAGGCTGAGCAGCGAAAGACCCAGCACCGACAACCCGCCCAGCACTACCACCGCTACGACGATCAGCCACACAGTTCGCTTTGACATGCCACCCTCACACAAACTGCCGCCTTGCTGGCAGCAGTCGTCGCTCGTCCACCTGCCGATAACGCCTTGCAAAACCGCTGCTAAGTATACGAAAAACGGCGCTAAATGTCAATCGAAAAATGGCCCAAACGAGCCACGCGTCACTTTATCTTCCGCAGCGCCTGGGACAGGTCGTTGATCAAGTCCTCCACTGCCTCAATTCCCACCGAAAGGCGCACCAGACCAGGCGTAATGCCGCAGGCAAGGAGGTCTTCCTCCTTGTAGGTCGAATGGGTCATGCTGGCCGGGTGCTCGATCAAGGTATCGCAATCACCAAGGCTGACCGCCAAGGTCATGAGCTTGACCGAATCCATGAGCTTCTCGCCGGCGGCACGCCCTCCCTTCAGCTCAAAGGACACCATGCCGCCGAAGCCGGTCATCTGCTTGCGCGCTAACTCGTGTTGGGGATGGATGCGCAGACCCGGGTACCAAACGCGAGCTACCTTGGGATGAAAGCTCAAGTACTGCGCAATCCGCATGGCGTTGAACTGGTGGCGCTCCATGCGCACCGGCAAGGTCTTGAGGCCGCGCACAAAGAGCCAGGCGTTGAATGGGCTGAGGCATCCTCCCAGGTCGCGCAGCACTTCGCCCTTGGCTCGTTTTATGAAATCCTTCGGCCCGACAATCACCCCGCCGATGGTGTCGCCATGTCCCCCGATGTACTTGGTGGCGCTGTGGATGACGATATCGGCTCCTAAGGAAAGCGGCCGCTGGAAATAGGGCGTGGCAAAGGTATTGTCCACCATGAGGAGAGCCCCGTGGCGGTGGGCAATCTTCGCTGCGCCGGCGATGTCGATGAGCTTCAGCGTGGGGTTAGAGGGCGTTTCGATAAAGACCACGCGTGTCTTGTCGTCCATGGCGGCCTCGATATTGGCCAGCTGGCTCGCCTCCACCTCGCGCACCTCGATGCCCAGGCGCTTCATCGTCTCGCGAAAGAGCTGGTGGGTGCCGCCGTACAGCGTGTCGGAGGCGACGATGTTTTCCCCGGTGCGCACGACGGTGAGCACCGCCGTGGTGGTCGCAGCCATGCCCGAGGCAGTGGCGCACGCAGCCTCGCCGCCTTCCAAGAAGGCCATCTCCCGCTCGAAGGCATCCACCGTGGGGTTGCCGATGCGCGTGTAGATGTAGCCCTCCCGCTGCCCGGCAAAGATCTCAGCCCCCGCCTTAGCGCTGGGGAAGGCAAAGGTCGAGCTCTGGTAGATGGGGATGGAAACCGCGCCGGTGAGCCGGTCCACGCCTCCTGACCCATGGACACACAGCGTCGCAAAACTCAGCTTGCGCATCTCCTCGGGCTTCATACGTCCTCTCCCTGGTTTGACCTTGCCGGCTTATCTTCTCGGATGCCGTGGCAAATATACGCGAGTGGCCGCAAAAAGTCAACCTCTTTCGGGAGCCGGCGCACTGAGCCAACCAGCCCGCCCGCAACCACGGTGCGTGGGGAAGAGCCATTACGAGGTGATGCCAGTGCCAACCTCGAGCCCGCCGGATGCCGACGAGGCCGCCCGGGCGGGCATGGGGAGCGGGGCGTGCAAAACAGCGCGCGAGGGAAGCAGGGCGTGGCTTGTGCAGCCGGTGTACGCCCTGCGGGAGGCGAAGCGTGAGCCTGGTGGGCGACTCCCTCTTGCTCAGCCAGAAGCGGTGCGGCCAGAACGCCCCACCTCTGAAAAAGCAGAAAGGCCAATGGCGCGCATCGCGCTCTCCATTGGCCCTTCGTGCCCGCCGATTAGGGGACGTCAGCAGGCCAAAATCTTCTCCACCTCTTCCTTGTCCACGTCGGTGATGTAGGTGATGCCGCTGATGCGTGCCGCCTCTGGGGTGAGAGCGGCAATGTCGTCGCGGCTGATGTGCGCCAAGGTGAACTTGCGACTGCCGCACATGAGCTGGCGCAGCCCTTGTGCAAGGCACTCGTAGCAGGTGTACAGGCCCAGCGCATCTGTGGGCACCTTTTCGAACATCTCTTTGCCCGGCTCTTTACGCAGCGAGCTGGCGGTGACAAAGATTTCGTCGATGGTGGTGCCGAAGCGCTCCACGTACACCGGCAACTGTCCTTCACTGATAGCTCTGCCGATGGTCTTGCCCACCGTGGCGGCGGCGATGGGCGCCCTGGCCATGCCAACCAGCTTGAAGTAAGGAGCTCGCAGCGCCAGGGCCTTGAAGATTTGGTCCTCGAAGGTAAAGCCGCCGGCCACGGCCAGCGCCGGCACGTACTTGCCCTGCTCGGCCAGCCGCTTGGTGTAGAAGTACAAGAGCGAATGCAGCTCTACGGGCGGAACGCCCCATTCGTTCATCATGCGCCAGGGGCTCATGCCGGTGCCGCCGCCGGCCGCATCCACTGTGAGCAGGTCGATGCGATACTTGGATGAATAGGCCACGGCACGCGCTAAGTCGGCCGGCCGATAGGCGCCCGTCTTCAGAAAGATGTATTTGGCCCCGGCCTTGCGCAGCTCTTCCACGCGCTGGGCAAAGGCCTCCTCGTCGACCATGCCGATGCGGGAGTGACGCTCGAATTCCTTGAACGCACCGCGCTCGAAGGCACGGATCACGTCCGGGTCGTGGGGATCCGGAAGCACCACCTAGCCCCGGTCACGCAGCGTCTGGGCCTTCTTGAGCTCGCGAATCTTGACCTCGCCCCCGATGTCCTTCGCACCTTGGCCCCACTTCATCCCCACACATTCCACGCCCAGCTTTTCCACGGCGTGTTCGTGCACGCCCAGGCGGGTGTGTTCGACGTTGGCCTGCACGATGATGGCCCCGTAGCCGTCGCGCTGAAACTCCTTGTACAGCTGCACGCGCCTCTTGAGGTCGACCGTGTCCACGACCCGCCCACCTTTGAACGTGGCCTCCATGTCCATGCCCACGACGTTCTCGCCGATGGTCAAGCCGGTGCCCGCCAACGCCGAGCCGATAGCAAGCCCCTCCCAGTTGTTCTTCGCCACGTTGGTGGAGCCGATGCCGGGAATGATCCATGGGTAGCGGAACTTGATGCCTTGGTCGTGGCCGATGGCCACCTCGAGGCTGACGTTGGGAAAGATGGCCTTGTCGCTATCTGCCTCGATGCCGTGGGCGCCCACGGCAGTGCCCATGATGTTGAAGTGGCCATAGTCCACTGGGTAGGTCTTTTCCGCTGCCGTGGTGATCACGCCAAAAGGCTGCGGGTAGATGACCTCGTGACCGCGATAGGCGGACTTGCCGATTTCGCACATGCCGATGCACCCGTCCACACCGGTGACGCACATCCCCGATGAGGGGGTGATGGAATCCTCGGTGCGATTCTTGGTGAGCGTCGCTGCCGATGAGTTTATGCGGGAAAGAGTGGTTGCCATGCCTGCTGCTCCTTGTGTTTTGACCGCCCCAATGCAGAAGTCTACTCGGCCGTCCGGCTACTTGACAATCTCACATGCCACGCACGGGTCCATGTAGCACATCATGTCGTCGAACTGCTCCTTTTCGATACACGGCGGGCTCAGGTTCGCGCAGGCGCCACAGATGGCCTTCTCCGGCTCGGTGTAGGTGCAGCGCAACTGACACGCGGGGCACACGTAGATGCACCCACCGCAGAGCCGGCACTCCTCCGAGCGAATATCGAACGGAGTGCCAATGCTCCGGCGCTCGCCGCGGCCCCGGAAGCCAATGGCCTTGCCCACCATCTGCTCGGCACACATGCGCACACACAGGCCACAGAGGATGCAATCTTCGTACTCCTGCCGGAAGCGCTGCTGGCGCACTTCGAACTTGGAGGCAAGGTCCTGGATGACCTTCGACTGAGGGCATGAGGCCAGCAGGAGCTCGATGATCATCTTGCGCGCACGTACCACGCGCGACGAGGCGGTGCGCACTTTCAGCCCCTCCTGGACCGGATAGGTGCAAGAGGTCACCAACTTTGCTTGCGGCCCTTCGCCAATCTCCACCACACACAGCCGACAGGCGCCATAGGGAGAAAGCCCTTCCACGTGACAGAGCGTGGGGATGGGAAAGCCCATGAACTTGGCCGCTTCCAGCAGCGTGGTGCCCTCTTCAAACTGCACCGGCACCCCATTCATAGTGAAGTTGACCATGTTGCTCTTCCTTCAGCTTCAGGCGCGTGCTTCTGGCCGCTGCACGAACTCGAGGTCGCAGCGCAGGCAGCGGCTCGCCTCGCGCGTTGCCTCTTCTACGGTCAGCGACATCTCCACCTCCGCAAACCCTCGTTTGCGCCACTCTACCGAGGCCCGCGGAGTTTCGACCCGGCGTGCCGAGGCAAGCTCCTCGCTCACCTGCACTGGCGGCACGGAGACGCGCGGCAACCGCACCTCAGGCGGCTGGCGGAGTTCGCCCCGGATGTAGCGGTCGATCATCACCGCGGCCCGCTTGCCATCAGCGATTGCCTCCACCACGGTGCTCGCTCCCCTGACCACGTCGCCACCGGCAAAGACGCCAGGCAGATTGGTGCACAGGGTGTCCGGGTCGACCTTGACCGTCTCTTCCCGAGTGGTTTCGACTCTCTGCTGGCTCGCCACGGCCACCGAGTCGACGTCGGAGCCTTCGCTGATGGCCACAATGACGGAATCTAGTTCGCAGTCGTACTCGGAGCCAGGAACCGGCACCGGGCGCCGCCTGCCGGAGGCGTCAATATCGCCTAGCACATTGCGCACCAGGCGCAGCCCGGTGACCCTCCCTTGCCTGGTGAGGATCTTCACCGGCGAGACCAGCGTCTCCAAGCGGACGCCCTCTTGCAATGCCGCCTCCACCTCCTCGGCAAAAGCCGGCATCTCTTCCCGGGTGCGGCGGTAGAAGATGGCGACGCTGCGGACATCTCTTTGCCGCAGAGCCACGCGCGCCGCATCGACCGCCGAGTTGCCGCCGCCGATGACGCCCACGTGCCTGCTGCCGTTCCTCGAGGTTGAAGGAGCGCAAGTATTGAATCGAGGGGAAAAACCCGGCGGCATCCTCTCCTTCGATCCCGAGACGGCGGCTCTTGTGCGCACCAAGAGCAAGGAAGATGGCCTTGAATCCCTGCTGGAACAGGCCATCGATGGTGATGTCCTGCCCGAGGGACACGCCATAGTTGACGCTGATGTATTTGTCCAGGAGCGAGTCGATCTCCTTCTCCAGCACCTCTCTGGGCAAGCGATAGGC includes these proteins:
- a CDS encoding 2Fe-2S iron-sulfur cluster-binding protein; translation: MVNFTMNGVPVQFEEGTTLLEAAKFMGFPIPTLCHVEGLSPYGACRLCVVEIGEGPQAKLVTSCTYPVQEGLKVRTASSRVVRARKMIIELLLASCPQSKVIQDLASKFEVRQQRFRQEYEDCILCGLCVRMCAEQMVGKAIGFRGRGERRSIGTPFDIRSEECRLCGGCIYVCPACQLRCTYTEPEKAICGACANLSPPCIEKEQFDDMMCYMDPCVACEIVK
- a CDS encoding FAD-dependent oxidoreductase; its protein translation is MGVIGGGNSAVDAARVALRQRDVRSVAIFYRRTREEMPAFAEEVEAALQEGVRLETLVSPVKILTRQGRVTGLRLVRNVLGDIDASGRRRPVPVPGSEYDCELDSVIVAISEGSDVDSVAVASQQRVETTREETVKVDPDTLCTNLPGVFAGGDVVRGASTVVEAIADGKRAAVMIDRYIRGELRQPPEVRLPRVSVPPVQVSEELASARRVETPRASVEWRKRGFAEVEMSLTVEEATREASRCLRCDLEFVQRPEARA
- the sppA gene encoding signal peptide peptidase SppA — translated: MSKRTVWLIVVAVVVLGGLSVLGLSLLSLRSAGGEAMGLPSFGAKIAVVELTGTIVDPRPVVRQLKQYRRDGSIKAIVLRIESPGGGVAATQEIYQEVKKTREAGKVIVASMGSVAASGGYYVAVGATRIMANPGTTTGSIGVIAEIPNIRRLLDKLGIGFTVIKSGKFKDTGSPYRELTDAERAYLQQWVDDAFAQFVDAVAEGRKMERAQVRDLADGRVFTGMQAVRSGLVDTLGTLEDALRLAADLAGIKGEPRIVRQERRLRLVDLLFQNARLFIEALERWPRLSYKVAF
- a CDS encoding aminotransferase class I/II-fold pyridoxal phosphate-dependent enzyme gives rise to the protein MKPEEMRKLSFATLCVHGSGGVDRLTGAVSIPIYQSSTFAFPSAKAGAEIFAGQREGYIYTRIGNPTVDAFEREMAFLEGGEAACATASGMAATTTAVLTVVRTGENIVASDTLYGGTHQLFRETMKRLGIEVREVEASQLANIEAAMDDKTRVVFIETPSNPTLKLIDIAGAAKIAHRHGALLMVDNTFATPYFQRPLSLGADIVIHSATKYIGGHGDTIGGVIVGPKDFIKRAKGEVLRDLGGCLSPFNAWLFVRGLKTLPVRMERHQFNAMRIAQYLSFHPKVARVWYPGLRIHPQHELARKQMTGFGGMVSFELKGGRAAGEKLMDSVKLMTLAVSLGDCDTLIEHPASMTHSTYKEEDLLACGITPGLVRLSVGIEAVEDLINDLSQALRKIK